A part of Melittangium boletus DSM 14713 genomic DNA contains:
- a CDS encoding ELWxxDGT repeat protein, with protein MVLVTCGMLEGCEAPLEAADTEVSSGELTSKSWEETESLEAFCPPDAASTQRMKSSLPPADGAPPRSIPAPYSFVNFQGRLYFVALGNDPGLTLWRSDGTPAGTVAVKTFPGLKSLTPSSSRLFFRAVDAAHGEEPWVSDGTTAGTRLLKDLTPGVEGSSLVDMTALGERLVFFRQVKDPNTSTTSSELWTSDGTTPGTVRLRAALPEVIPSSGGGFGGPVPSEVLKLGGALLFITRDANGLALWRTDGTKAGTARLKDVGAAGTGVYSTRMSGGWAFFYVKGTDGTTAVWKSDGTKAGTQRLHTYDSTLSPLMLGALGSSLYVTTTSPTTQRIVVRRIPLAGGSETPVVTLPNEYADQGSAYPYVTGVSAVEGGKKLYFALTISGERQAPRDAQLWVTDGTAAGTLMLHRPLSRSDEYTSPLYAAADDLVFFSADGENTTGIEPWVTDGTPAGARLLKDLVPGGESSYPYGFLRVGPRVFISTADIIDGGQVWATHLRTTCSTSASP; from the coding sequence GTGGTTCTGGTGACATGCGGGATGCTGGAGGGGTGCGAAGCGCCTCTTGAGGCGGCGGACACGGAGGTGTCCTCTGGAGAACTCACCTCCAAGAGCTGGGAGGAGACCGAGTCGCTGGAGGCCTTCTGTCCCCCGGACGCGGCGAGCACCCAGCGGATGAAGTCCTCGCTCCCGCCTGCCGATGGCGCCCCGCCCCGTTCGATTCCGGCGCCGTACTCTTTCGTGAACTTCCAGGGCCGACTCTACTTCGTCGCGCTTGGCAACGACCCCGGGCTGACCTTGTGGCGAAGCGACGGCACACCGGCGGGGACGGTCGCGGTGAAGACCTTTCCGGGGCTGAAATCGCTGACGCCCTCCTCCTCCCGGCTCTTCTTCCGGGCGGTGGATGCCGCCCACGGCGAGGAGCCATGGGTGAGCGATGGCACCACCGCCGGCACACGGCTCCTGAAGGACTTGACGCCCGGAGTAGAGGGCTCCTCCCTGGTGGACATGACCGCCCTGGGCGAGCGGCTCGTCTTCTTTCGCCAGGTGAAGGATCCAAACACCTCGACCACGAGCTCCGAGCTGTGGACGTCGGATGGCACGACCCCGGGCACTGTGCGGCTGCGGGCCGCCCTGCCCGAGGTAATCCCCTCCTCCGGTGGGGGGTTCGGCGGCCCGGTCCCCTCCGAGGTGTTGAAGCTCGGCGGCGCGCTCCTGTTCATCACCCGGGACGCAAACGGCCTGGCGTTGTGGAGGACAGATGGCACGAAGGCCGGCACGGCGCGCCTCAAGGACGTCGGCGCCGCGGGCACGGGCGTGTACTCCACGCGCATGTCGGGCGGGTGGGCCTTCTTCTACGTGAAGGGGACCGACGGGACGACGGCGGTGTGGAAGAGCGACGGCACGAAGGCCGGCACGCAGCGGCTGCACACGTATGACTCCACGCTCTCGCCCCTCATGCTCGGAGCGCTGGGCTCCTCGCTGTACGTGACGACCACGTCCCCCACCACGCAGCGCATCGTCGTGAGACGCATTCCGCTGGCGGGGGGCTCCGAGACCCCTGTCGTCACGCTCCCGAACGAGTATGCGGACCAGGGCTCGGCGTATCCGTACGTGACCGGTGTCAGCGCGGTGGAGGGGGGCAAGAAGTTGTACTTCGCCCTGACCATCAGCGGCGAAAGACAAGCGCCACGGGACGCCCAGCTGTGGGTGACCGATGGGACGGCCGCGGGGACGTTGATGCTGCACCGGCCGCTGAGCCGGTCGGACGAGTACACCTCACCGCTCTACGCCGCGGCGGACGACCTCGTCTTTTTCAGTGCCGACGGGGAGAACACCACGGGCATCGAGCCCTGGGTGACGGACGGCACCCCAGCAGGCGCGCGGCTGCTCAAGGACCTGGTTCCAGGCGGTGAGTCCTCCTACCCGTACGGATTCCTGCGCGTGGGCCCACGCGTCTTCATCAGCACCGCCGACATCATTGATGGCGGCCAGGTGTGGGCCACGCACCTGCGCACCACGTGCTCGACCTCGGCCTCGCCGTAG
- the ribA gene encoding GTP cyclohydrolase II, whose product MQANPNPSQERTPAGLLSFFSQAHVPTEYGNVQVTVFVDERVVGRGAPSHEHMALVFGDVREGEDVLVRIHSECWTGEALHSLKCDCREQLDAALTTIAKARRGVVLYLRQEGRGIGLGNKIRAYALQNQGLDTFAANRALGFADDLRDFSIAGEMLAYLGVRSVSLLTNNPLKISGLEASGIRVVSRRPMPATTNPHNASYLETKNAQMGHDIRSWLDAQVGGPSRITFTAEQVGERVAGLAREIARDFAGKELVAVGVLSGGFMFFGDLLRQLQLAQAELGVAPITLHCGFMGLQSYGDGERSTGVLRTTADLAFPVSGKHVLLIEDIVDTGMTLSYLRENLALRQPVDIKVCALLHRSRHASIQRPLDYVGFTLDTDDFVFGYGMDYKQRFRELPFIATRG is encoded by the coding sequence ATGCAAGCCAATCCCAATCCTTCTCAAGAGCGGACTCCCGCTGGACTGCTGTCGTTCTTCTCCCAGGCCCATGTTCCCACGGAGTATGGGAATGTGCAGGTCACCGTCTTCGTGGATGAGCGGGTGGTCGGGCGGGGCGCCCCATCCCACGAGCACATGGCCTTGGTCTTTGGCGACGTCCGCGAGGGGGAGGACGTCCTGGTGCGCATCCATTCGGAGTGCTGGACTGGCGAAGCCCTGCATTCGCTCAAGTGTGACTGCCGCGAGCAGCTCGACGCGGCGCTGACCACGATCGCCAAGGCACGCCGCGGGGTGGTGCTCTACCTGCGCCAGGAGGGACGCGGCATCGGACTGGGCAACAAGATCCGCGCGTACGCGCTGCAGAATCAGGGGCTCGACACCTTCGCGGCCAACCGCGCGCTGGGCTTCGCCGACGATCTGCGCGACTTCTCCATCGCCGGGGAGATGCTCGCGTACCTGGGAGTGCGCTCCGTCTCGCTGCTTACCAACAATCCGCTGAAGATCTCCGGCCTGGAGGCGAGCGGCATCCGCGTCGTGAGCCGTCGGCCCATGCCCGCGACGACCAATCCCCACAACGCCAGCTACCTCGAGACGAAGAACGCGCAGATGGGCCATGACATCCGCTCATGGCTGGACGCCCAGGTCGGGGGCCCCTCGCGCATCACCTTCACCGCCGAGCAGGTCGGCGAGCGGGTGGCGGGGCTGGCGCGGGAGATCGCGCGGGACTTCGCGGGCAAGGAACTCGTCGCCGTGGGGGTACTCAGCGGCGGCTTCATGTTCTTCGGGGACCTGCTGCGTCAGCTCCAGCTCGCCCAGGCGGAACTCGGCGTGGCGCCCATCACGTTGCACTGCGGCTTCATGGGTTTGCAGAGCTACGGAGACGGGGAGCGCTCCACGGGCGTCCTGCGGACCACGGCCGATCTGGCGTTCCCGGTCAGTGGCAAGCACGTGCTGCTCATCGAGGACATCGTGGATACGGGAATGACCCTCAGCTATCTGCGCGAGAACCTGGCGCTGCGCCAGCCCGTGGACATCAAGGTCTGCGCGCTGCTGCATCGGAGCCGGCACGCCTCCATCCAACGCCCGCTCGATTACGTCGGCTTCACCCTGGATACCGACGACTTCGTGTTTGGGTATGGAATGGATTACAAGCAGCGCTTCCGCGAGTTGCCCTTCATCGCCACGCGCGGGTAA
- a CDS encoding follicular epithelium yolk protein subunit: protein MSVALATGCGSEQAVAESAPTVTEAQSPEILVEQADPSQPVQAASDAAFSPSLAGSINLNFVIDSNGKLTPSFSGTETHVINNLEIGTFNLGAIKTWVGKYSGRVPEDAFLRSPTPWNDLYTVYGWPEVQTTVGAYSVQVLGTTTQPVALVNRDFDNRNNSTPATYTTQLSTQVNTTSTSTWSSSNTVTVGQSVKYGFTIFGSGIEATTSFSYARNWGEGGSKSVSTTVGTADTISVTVPAYQMRRATLSATKGTMRIRVKYRARLSGCSATNYDPKHNGHHFYCYNVTSLLSNAGQPTTKEITEDMEIGYYSNATLSVYDAQGVRQSSIPVSIQ, encoded by the coding sequence TTGAGCGTCGCGCTCGCAACGGGTTGTGGCTCGGAGCAGGCAGTCGCGGAGAGCGCGCCGACGGTGACCGAGGCGCAGTCCCCGGAGATCCTGGTGGAGCAAGCCGATCCCAGTCAGCCCGTGCAAGCCGCGAGCGATGCGGCTTTCTCTCCCAGCCTCGCTGGCAGCATCAACCTGAACTTCGTCATTGATTCGAATGGAAAGCTGACGCCGTCGTTCTCGGGGACCGAGACACACGTCATCAACAACCTCGAGATAGGGACTTTCAACCTCGGGGCGATCAAGACGTGGGTCGGGAAATACTCCGGGCGCGTGCCCGAGGATGCGTTCCTCCGGAGTCCCACGCCCTGGAACGACCTCTATACCGTCTATGGTTGGCCCGAGGTCCAGACGACCGTGGGGGCCTATTCCGTCCAGGTCCTGGGAACCACCACCCAGCCCGTCGCCCTGGTCAATCGGGACTTCGACAACAGGAACAACAGCACCCCCGCGACCTACACCACCCAGCTGTCCACGCAGGTCAACACCACCTCGACGAGCACCTGGTCGAGCTCCAACACCGTCACCGTGGGCCAGAGCGTCAAGTATGGCTTCACCATCTTCGGGTCGGGTATCGAGGCAACGACGAGCTTCAGCTACGCCCGGAACTGGGGCGAGGGCGGCAGCAAGTCGGTATCGACCACGGTGGGAACGGCGGATACCATCAGCGTGACGGTGCCCGCCTACCAGATGCGGCGTGCGACGCTGTCGGCCACCAAGGGCACGATGCGGATCCGGGTCAAGTACCGGGCCCGGTTGTCGGGCTGCAGCGCGACCAATTACGACCCGAAGCACAACGGGCATCACTTCTACTGCTACAACGTCACGAGCCTGCTGTCCAACGCGGGTCAGCCCACCACCAAGGAGATCACCGAGGACATGGAGATTGGGTATTACTCCAACGCCACCCTCAGCGTGTATGACGCGCAGGGCGTGCGGCAGTCCTCGATTCCCGTGAGCATTCAGTAG
- a CDS encoding SMP-30/gluconolactonase/LRE family protein yields the protein MKKSQPLITVFAVTALGFAACDQATEEEPSRAPPEGTYIVGPRVESVVRGFDGRYFVSIQETNVASAEDGTIKLINENGEVSVFASGMKEPRGLDFTGTELVVTDLDRIWAVDKDGNKRVVADSTRFPVTVSNLNDLSVEPGGKTLLVTEMGPSSQMRPAGSTNTLLPVNSAEAQALPRTARVFRVNVADGTVTTVLDASTDNRIFNGVFASKSGKILIADYFGGDLTEIANNRQRTIAVPRGVDGIGEDASGNLYLGVFEEGRVYRIDANGGDPTVIVDGLGFRGVADIFVDADNGLLLTPNLGAGTLIVRKLP from the coding sequence ATGAAGAAAAGCCAACCGCTCATCACGGTGTTCGCAGTGACAGCATTGGGATTCGCCGCGTGCGATCAGGCAACGGAAGAGGAACCCTCGCGCGCTCCACCAGAAGGTACGTACATCGTCGGACCACGCGTTGAAAGCGTGGTCCGTGGCTTCGATGGACGCTACTTCGTCTCGATCCAAGAAACGAACGTGGCCTCGGCCGAAGACGGTACCATCAAGCTCATCAATGAAAATGGCGAGGTCAGCGTCTTCGCCAGCGGCATGAAAGAACCGCGCGGCCTCGACTTCACCGGTACCGAGCTCGTCGTGACCGACCTGGACCGCATCTGGGCAGTGGACAAAGACGGAAACAAGCGCGTCGTCGCTGACAGTACCCGATTTCCCGTCACGGTGAGCAACCTCAACGATCTCTCGGTCGAGCCCGGCGGCAAAACATTGCTCGTCACCGAGATGGGACCTTCGAGCCAGATGCGCCCGGCGGGAAGCACCAACACCTTGCTCCCGGTCAACAGCGCCGAGGCGCAGGCGCTGCCACGGACCGCACGGGTGTTTCGCGTCAATGTCGCCGACGGCACCGTGACCACGGTGCTCGATGCCTCGACAGACAACCGCATCTTCAACGGCGTCTTCGCGAGCAAGAGCGGCAAGATCCTCATCGCCGATTACTTCGGTGGCGATTTGACCGAGATTGCGAACAACCGGCAGCGGACGATCGCCGTGCCTCGCGGCGTCGACGGCATCGGTGAGGACGCGAGCGGAAATCTCTACCTTGGCGTGTTCGAAGAGGGCCGCGTCTACAGGATCGACGCCAACGGCGGAGACCCGACCGTGATCGTCGATGGCCTTGGCTTCCGCGGTGTGGCCGATATCTTCGTCGACGCCGACAATGGCCTGCTCTTGACGCCGAACCTTGGTGCCGGGACGTTGATTGTGCGGAAGCTCCCGTAG
- a CDS encoding IS5 family transposase (programmed frameshift) — translation MGVVHQDDGWRLPDELWAKMQPLLPPRPPHPLGCHNPRVPDRQAMDAILLVLRTALPWDALKATDICHPSSAYRRFREWLAAGVFREFWRQGLHAYAALVGIDLEWLALDGAMAKAPLGGEKTGPNPTDRGKKGSKKSLLTDGRGAPLGLRVAGANVNDHKLMHSTLQSLPVERPSPTEHAPQGLCLDKGYDYDRVRALAVQYGFTLHLRRRGEPDQPLESGKKARRWVVERTHGWLNKFRRLLVRWEKREDTHRALRPRAPGGCRG, via the exons ATGGGAGTGGTGCATCAGGATGACGGGTGGCGGTTGCCGGACGAACTGTGGGCGAAGATGCAGCCCCTGTTGCCGCCGCGACCGCCGCATCCACTGGGGTGCCATAACCCACGAGTGCCCGACCGTCAGGCCATGGATGCCATCCTCCTGGTCCTGCGCACTGCCCTGCCGTGGGACGCGCTCAAGGCCACGGACATCTGCCATCCCTCCTCGGCCTACCGGCGCTTCCGCGAGTGGCTGGCGGCTGGCGTGTTCCGAGAATTCTGGCGTCAAGGGCTCCATGCCTATGCGGCCCTGGTCGGCATCGACTTGGAATGGCTGGCCCTGGATGGGGCCATGGCGAAGGCCCCGCTGGGAGGGGAGAAGACAGGGCCCAACCCCACCGACAGGGGGAAGAAGGGCAGCAAGAAGAGTCTGCTGACCGATGGGCGCGGCGCCCCTCTGGGCCTGAGGGTTGCTGGCGCCAACGTCAATGACCACAAGCTGATGCACTCCACCCTCCAGTCCCTCCCCGTGGAGCGCCCCTCACCCACAGAGCATGCCCCTCAAGGGTTGTGCTTGGACAAAGGCTACGACTACGACAGGGTGCGTGCCCTGGCCGTGCAGTACGGTTTTACCCTGCACCTGCGTCGGCGTGGCGAACCGGACCAGCCGCTGGAGAGCGGCAAGAAGGCCCGGCGGTGGGTAGTGGAGCGCACCCACGGGTGGCTT AACAAGTTTCGCCGTCTGCTGGTGCGCTGGGAGAAGCGTGAGGACACCCACAGAGCGCTCCGTCCTCGGGCTCCAGGCGGGTGTCGAGGATGA